A genomic stretch from Chitinophagaceae bacterium includes:
- a CDS encoding beta-glucosidase, with translation MKRIFLVVTVIFFIGSAGAQTKTISFDPLRRPKNLSDSALLDLVQKQTFRYFWDFAHPVSGMARERSNENFGYGNETVTTGGTGFGIMSVIVATERKWISRDTAAKFLLNMVQFLLKADSYHGAFPHWMNGATGKTIAFSRKDDGADLVESSYLFQGLLCARQYFNADNKIEKELRNRIQWMWPDIEWNWFTQGQEVLYWHWSPNNGWAMNFPVRGFNECLIIYILAASSPNEKYQVSSAVYHRGWAQSDFFRNGKEFYGIKLPLGFDYGGPLFFSQYSFVGLDPRGLKDRYADYWEQNKNHTLINYSYCVDNPKKFKGYGENCWGLTASDTYDGYNAFSPTNDFGTITPTAALSAFPYTPDYSMKALKHFYYDLGDKIWSEYGFVDAFNESKNWYATSHLAIDQGPIIVMIENYRSGLLWKLFMSCPEIKVGLKKLGFVSSAVK, from the coding sequence ATGAAACGGATTTTTTTAGTTGTTACAGTTATTTTTTTCATCGGCAGTGCTGGTGCTCAAACGAAAACAATTTCATTCGATCCTCTAAGGCGACCGAAAAATTTATCCGACTCTGCCTTGCTTGATCTTGTACAGAAACAAACCTTCCGGTACTTCTGGGATTTTGCACATCCTGTTAGTGGTATGGCAAGAGAAAGAAGCAATGAAAATTTTGGCTATGGAAATGAAACAGTAACTACGGGTGGTACCGGCTTTGGTATTATGAGTGTGATTGTGGCAACAGAAAGAAAATGGATCAGCAGAGACACAGCAGCGAAGTTTCTGCTGAACATGGTTCAATTCTTACTAAAGGCAGATTCTTATCACGGAGCATTTCCGCATTGGATGAATGGAGCAACAGGAAAAACAATTGCATTCAGCCGCAAGGATGATGGAGCAGACCTTGTTGAATCATCTTACTTATTTCAGGGACTGCTTTGTGCAAGACAATATTTTAATGCAGATAATAAAATTGAAAAGGAATTAAGAAACCGTATTCAGTGGATGTGGCCCGATATTGAATGGAACTGGTTTACACAGGGGCAGGAAGTATTGTACTGGCACTGGAGTCCGAATAATGGCTGGGCGATGAATTTTCCTGTACGTGGTTTTAATGAGTGTTTGATCATATATATTCTTGCAGCTTCTTCCCCCAATGAAAAATACCAGGTGAGTTCAGCAGTATATCATCGTGGATGGGCACAAAGCGATTTTTTCAGAAACGGGAAAGAGTTTTACGGAATTAAACTGCCGCTGGGTTTTGACTATGGTGGCCCTCTTTTCTTTTCACAATATTCTTTTGTTGGATTAGATCCAAGAGGTTTGAAAGATCGCTATGCAGATTACTGGGAGCAGAATAAAAATCATACACTCATCAACTATTCTTACTGCGTTGATAATCCAAAAAAATTTAAAGGCTATGGTGAAAATTGCTGGGGCTTAACAGCCAGTGATACTTATGATGGGTATAATGCGTTTTCACCCACCAATGATTTTGGAACAATTACTCCAACTGCTGCATTGAGTGCATTTCCTTACACGCCTGATTATTCTATGAAAGCCCTCAAACATTTTTACTATGATTTAGGCGATAAGATATGGAGTGAATATGGTTTTGTGGATGCATTTAATGAATCAAAAAACTGGTATGCCACCTCGCACCTTGCAATTGATCAGGGACCCATTATTGTGATGATTGAAAATTACCGATCTGGTTTGTTGTGGAAATTATTTATGAGCTGTCCGGAAATAAAAGTAGGATTGAAGAAACTTGGATTTGTGAGCTCTGCGGTTAAGTAA
- a CDS encoding glucosylceramidase, protein MTNSFFLLAALLSILGNCNKQPDNGGGGGAVPGGPAVNYWITKADQSVLLKKQTTALSFGAAANSNQTIEVDSTIKFQTIDGFGFSLTGGSAYHINKLSASERAALLQELFGSADNSIGISYLRISIGASDLDASVFSYNDLPAGQTDINLTNFSLAHDTVDLIPVLKEILAINPNIKIMGSLWSPPVWMKDNGLSKGGSLLPQYYDAYARYFVKYIQAMKAKGITVDAITIQNEPLHPGNNPSMLMLAADQATFIKNNLGPVFQSAGITTKIIIYDHNCNKPEYPIAVLNDPDAKKYVDGSAFHLYEGDIAALSSVHSLYPEKNLYFTEQWTGANGTFDGDLKWHTKNVVIGSMRNWSKVALEWNLASDGGYNPHTPGGCTECKGALTLDGAINRNVGYYIIAHASKFVPAGSVRITSNLTANLQNVAFQTPDGKKVLIVLNDGGIAVDFNIKQNGKIAAANLPAGTVATYVW, encoded by the coding sequence ATGACAAACTCTTTTTTTCTGCTGGCAGCCCTGCTTTCAATATTGGGCAACTGTAACAAGCAACCGGATAATGGTGGCGGAGGTGGTGCTGTACCCGGCGGGCCGGCAGTGAATTACTGGATCACCAAAGCAGATCAATCAGTATTATTAAAAAAACAAACAACTGCGCTTTCTTTTGGGGCAGCAGCAAACAGTAATCAAACAATTGAAGTTGACAGTACAATAAAGTTTCAAACAATTGACGGGTTTGGATTTTCCTTAACCGGTGGAAGTGCTTATCATATCAATAAACTCAGTGCATCTGAAAGAGCAGCATTGCTGCAGGAATTGTTTGGCAGTGCCGATAATTCTATCGGCATCAGTTATCTGCGTATCAGCATTGGCGCTTCCGATCTGGATGCATCAGTGTTCAGTTATAATGATTTACCTGCGGGGCAAACAGATATCAATCTTACAAATTTCAGTTTAGCACATGATACAGTTGATCTTATTCCTGTGCTGAAAGAAATTCTTGCCATCAATCCTAACATTAAAATAATGGGTTCTCTATGGAGTCCACCTGTTTGGATGAAAGATAACGGCCTCAGCAAAGGGGGCAGTTTGTTACCACAGTATTATGATGCGTATGCCCGCTATTTTGTTAAGTACATACAGGCAATGAAGGCAAAAGGAATTACAGTTGATGCAATTACCATCCAGAATGAACCATTACATCCCGGCAATAACCCGAGTATGTTAATGCTTGCTGCAGACCAGGCAACGTTTATCAAGAATAATCTTGGTCCTGTATTTCAATCAGCAGGTATCACAACAAAGATTATCATTTACGATCACAATTGTAATAAACCCGAGTATCCGATTGCAGTATTAAATGACCCCGATGCAAAAAAATATGTTGACGGATCAGCTTTTCATTTGTATGAAGGTGATATTGCTGCACTGTCTTCTGTTCATAGCCTGTACCCTGAAAAGAACCTTTATTTCACAGAACAATGGACAGGAGCCAACGGAACATTTGATGGTGATTTGAAATGGCATACAAAAAATGTTGTGATCGGTTCTATGCGTAACTGGAGTAAGGTTGCATTGGAATGGAACCTGGCAAGCGATGGCGGGTACAATCCGCACACACCCGGTGGATGTACCGAATGTAAAGGTGCATTAACACTGGATGGTGCCATCAACAGAAATGTGGGATATTATATTATTGCACATGCATCCAAGTTTGTTCCTGCAGGTTCTGTGCGTATTACAAGTAATCTTACAGCCAATTTGCAGAATGTGGCATTTCAAACTCCCGATGGAAAGAAAGTACTGATTGTGCTGAACGATGGAGGAATAGCCGTTGATTTCAATATTAAACAAAATGGAAAGATAGCTGCAGCAAACCTGCCTGCCGGTACTGTTGCAACATATGTTTGGTAA
- a CDS encoding VCBS repeat-containing protein, whose product MGNDVADYNNDGQLDIITVDMLPPDEKTLKTYGSDENLDTYQFKLMGHGFQNQFSKNCLQRNNGSGISFSETSLQSGVSATDWSWAPLFADFDNDGNKDLFISSGIVKRPVDLDFIRFLTDLNTKTNIDKTNQFDKAAIEKMPDGASHPFLYKGDGHFSFTDKSNEWGTGKMKGYFNGSAYADLDNDGNLDLVINCINSPAVILKNNTKGKNSIALSFNGEGFNRFGVGAKAYMFQKGMMQYQQLMLTRGFQSSTETRLHFGLDSLTSVDSILVVWPDQKYQIVKNIAANKPLVFSQKDAAGVFNYSSFFKPSAATFTDITNSVNSKWKHKENDFIDFNVQYLIPHAESTRGPKIAVADVNADGLDDFYACGAIGQPGVLMIQQKNGSFIASDTALFAKDAVCEDVDAVFFDANGDKNIDLLVISGGNEMPQKGRSLEDRLYLNDGKGNFQKAVGAFNNQYENKTCVAVADVDHDGDMDMFIGNSSGATSYGVLRNSYFYLNNGNGTFTTKYDKTIDLNELGMVTAASFADVNKDGWQDLVVTGEWMPLTIFVNKNGQFTKTEIPNSTGLWQTVLVTDINADGYDDILAGNWGHNSKLWDGKKGPLKMYVKDFDNNGAVEQIMTYNIDGKEYTFFAKDELERQLPVLKKAYLTYSEVAGKTVDYMFYDLFKDYREFKAETLSSSCFVNDGKGGFKRIDLSEELQMAPVMSFAQVNNQNTASWIAGGNFFGVVPYEGRYDALQPTLFSFNKSENKFKSSSIVPDVDGEVRDIKWLKGRSGYKVMVIARNNRELIFMR is encoded by the coding sequence ATGGGCAATGATGTTGCCGATTATAATAATGACGGGCAGCTGGACATCATCACTGTTGACATGCTCCCTCCCGATGAGAAGACTTTGAAAACATATGGCAGTGATGAAAATCTTGATACCTATCAATTTAAATTAATGGGTCATGGCTTTCAGAACCAGTTTTCAAAAAACTGTTTGCAGCGGAACAATGGCAGCGGAATCAGTTTTAGTGAAACAAGTTTGCAGAGCGGTGTATCAGCAACAGACTGGAGTTGGGCCCCCCTGTTTGCAGATTTTGATAATGATGGAAACAAAGATTTATTTATTTCAAGTGGTATTGTGAAGCGGCCTGTTGACCTCGATTTCATCCGGTTTCTTACTGATTTAAATACCAAGACGAATATTGACAAAACCAATCAATTTGACAAAGCAGCCATCGAAAAAATGCCCGATGGAGCTTCACATCCATTCTTATATAAGGGCGATGGTCATTTCAGCTTTACCGATAAGAGTAATGAATGGGGAACCGGAAAAATGAAAGGTTATTTCAATGGATCTGCTTATGCCGATCTTGACAATGATGGCAATCTTGACCTGGTGATCAACTGCATTAATTCGCCTGCAGTTATTCTCAAGAATAATACAAAAGGGAAAAACTCAATTGCTCTTTCATTTAATGGCGAAGGCTTTAACCGTTTTGGTGTTGGTGCAAAGGCTTATATGTTTCAGAAAGGAATGATGCAGTACCAGCAATTGATGCTTACAAGAGGTTTTCAATCTTCAACAGAAACACGTTTGCATTTTGGGTTAGACTCATTAACCTCTGTTGACAGTATACTCGTTGTATGGCCCGATCAGAAATATCAGATCGTAAAAAATATTGCGGCCAATAAACCACTCGTCTTCTCACAGAAAGATGCAGCAGGTGTATTTAACTATTCCTCATTTTTTAAACCGTCAGCGGCCACCTTTACTGATATTACAAACAGTGTTAACAGTAAATGGAAGCATAAGGAAAATGATTTTATTGATTTCAATGTGCAGTATCTAATTCCACATGCAGAATCTACACGGGGGCCGAAGATTGCAGTAGCGGATGTAAATGCTGATGGTCTTGATGACTTTTATGCCTGTGGGGCAATAGGCCAGCCCGGAGTATTAATGATACAGCAAAAGAATGGATCATTTATTGCATCTGATACTGCGTTGTTTGCAAAGGATGCAGTTTGTGAAGATGTGGATGCTGTTTTTTTTGATGCAAACGGGGATAAAAATATTGATCTGCTGGTTATAAGCGGTGGAAATGAAATGCCGCAAAAAGGCCGTTCACTTGAAGACAGGCTTTATCTGAATGATGGTAAAGGAAATTTTCAAAAAGCTGTGGGAGCATTTAACAACCAGTATGAAAATAAAACCTGTGTTGCTGTTGCAGATGTTGATCATGATGGAGATATGGACATGTTCATCGGAAATTCTTCAGGTGCAACAAGCTATGGTGTTCTCAGGAATTCTTATTTCTATCTGAATAATGGAAACGGAACTTTCACAACAAAGTATGACAAAACAATTGACCTGAATGAATTGGGAATGGTTACAGCTGCTTCTTTTGCAGATGTGAACAAAGATGGATGGCAGGATTTAGTTGTAACAGGCGAATGGATGCCGCTTACAATCTTTGTCAATAAGAATGGACAATTTACTAAAACAGAAATACCTAACTCCACCGGTTTATGGCAAACGGTTCTTGTTACGGATATTAATGCTGATGGATATGATGATATACTGGCAGGCAACTGGGGACATAATTCAAAACTTTGGGATGGGAAAAAAGGTCCGCTGAAAATGTATGTAAAAGATTTTGACAACAACGGAGCTGTTGAACAAATCATGACCTATAACATTGATGGAAAGGAATACACATTCTTTGCAAAGGATGAACTGGAGCGGCAATTGCCCGTATTGAAAAAAGCTTACCTCACCTACAGTGAAGTGGCAGGAAAAACGGTTGATTATATGTTTTACGATCTGTTTAAAGATTACCGTGAGTTTAAAGCTGAAACACTCAGCTCTTCCTGTTTTGTAAATGATGGGAAGGGTGGTTTTAAAAGAATTGATTTGTCCGAAGAATTACAAATGGCACCGGTCATGTCATTTGCACAGGTCAATAATCAGAATACAGCATCATGGATAGCAGGCGGAAATTTCTTTGGCGTAGTTCCTTATGAGGGACGATATGATGCTTTACAGCCAACACTATTTTCGTTTAATAAATCTGAAAACAAGTTCAAATCATCTTCCATTGTTCCTGATGTTGATGGAGAGGTGAGAGATATCAAATGGCTGAAAGGCAGAAGTGGATACAAGGTAATGGTTATTGCAAGAAATAACCGTGAACTTATATTCATGCGATAA
- a CDS encoding VCBS repeat-containing protein translates to MPVVKLKEFVLIIFVALIISSCRQSDSLFTSLSSSETNIDFVNKVEEKELFNILYCLYFYKGGGVATGDINNDGLTDIYFTANSKGGNKLYLNKGNFQFEDITAKAGVAGTADWSSGVTMADINGDGKLDIYVSTVSQHHGLKGHNELFINNGNVTFTENSQKYGLNFSGFTTQSAFFDYDHDGDLDCYILNHSQKPNANIVDTSNRRKVDSLAGDRLYRNDIAVNGKVYRRFKAGRYLPEQSWLWIRTGSCRYQQRWME, encoded by the coding sequence ATGCCTGTCGTGAAACTTAAAGAGTTTGTTTTAATCATATTTGTTGCACTGATTATTTCTTCCTGCAGGCAATCAGACAGTTTATTTACAAGCTTGTCTTCATCCGAAACCAATATTGATTTTGTAAATAAGGTGGAAGAGAAGGAGCTCTTTAATATTTTATATTGTCTGTATTTCTATAAGGGGGGCGGCGTTGCAACAGGGGATATTAATAATGACGGGTTGACTGATATTTATTTCACAGCAAACAGTAAAGGCGGGAATAAATTGTATTTAAACAAGGGCAATTTTCAATTCGAAGATATTACTGCAAAAGCAGGTGTTGCAGGAACAGCCGACTGGAGTTCAGGAGTTACCATGGCGGATATTAATGGAGATGGTAAACTGGATATTTATGTATCGACAGTAAGTCAGCATCATGGACTGAAAGGGCACAATGAACTTTTTATCAACAACGGTAACGTAACGTTTACAGAAAATTCACAGAAGTATGGTTTAAACTTTTCAGGCTTTACCACACAATCTGCTTTTTTCGATTACGACCATGATGGTGATCTTGATTGTTATATTCTCAATCACTCACAAAAACCCAATGCCAATATTGTAGATACCAGTAACCGGAGAAAAGTTGACAGTTTAGCAGGCGACAGGTTATACCGTAACGATATTGCTGTAAACGGGAAAGTTTACAGACGTTTCAAAGCAGGCAGGTATTTACCAGAGCAATCTTGGTTATGGATTAGGACTGGCAGTTGCCGATATCAACAACGATGGATGGAATGA
- a CDS encoding LamG domain-containing protein, whose product MTKNFQKLLLVISVLTLIASCQKMKKPGLGDYPVDANVPGGPLKFYTAFDGATTDALMNAVDSIRATFASDNPFTSVAGISGKAVQGVNKKFIKYAKPNDWAVTAKSFTIAYWYKKNGQTTNNTGTNGPEYPLSFKSSNGHWSGANLFIIMEGNNAACAIKVEVVDKTGADNWFTWEGGNTIAGLLDNNWHHIALVYSAATSGMTLYVDGIANAIVPKWGTHGDINIDDSKISEMRIGCGPGTGYDTDDWLSSSWKGSLDQFRMYNTALTGAEVMVLVTGKK is encoded by the coding sequence ATGACAAAGAATTTTCAAAAACTATTACTGGTAATAAGCGTATTAACCTTAATCGCAAGTTGCCAGAAAATGAAAAAGCCTGGATTGGGCGATTATCCAGTTGATGCAAATGTTCCCGGCGGTCCGTTGAAGTTTTATACTGCGTTTGATGGTGCAACAACTGATGCGCTGATGAATGCAGTTGACAGTATCCGGGCAACCTTTGCTTCCGATAATCCATTTACTTCTGTTGCGGGTATCAGTGGAAAAGCTGTACAGGGTGTAAATAAAAAATTCATCAAGTACGCAAAACCCAATGACTGGGCCGTAACAGCCAAGAGCTTTACAATTGCCTACTGGTATAAAAAAAATGGACAGACAACAAATAATACCGGCACAAACGGACCTGAGTACCCACTCAGTTTTAAATCAAGTAACGGACATTGGTCTGGTGCCAATCTCTTTATTATTATGGAAGGAAATAATGCAGCCTGCGCCATAAAGGTGGAGGTTGTAGATAAAACAGGAGCTGATAACTGGTTTACATGGGAAGGTGGGAATACCATTGCCGGCTTGCTGGATAATAACTGGCATCATATTGCATTAGTTTATAGTGCAGCTACCAGCGGAATGACCCTTTATGTAGACGGAATTGCAAATGCAATTGTGCCGAAATGGGGTACACATGGCGATATTAACATTGATGATTCGAAGATCAGTGAAATGAGAATAGGTTGCGGACCGGGAACCGGCTATGATACGGATGATTGGTTATCTTCTTCCTGGAAAGGAAGTTTAGATCAGTTCAGAATGTATAATACCGCATTAACAGGGGCTGAGGTTATGGTACTTGTTACCGGTAAAAAATAA
- a CDS encoding RagB/SusD family nutrient uptake outer membrane protein, whose translation MPAYVLNGGILPRKYWNKKIYADPAYRASTGLSDNPEWINKRIFRYSDVLLMAAEASNELTQGATGIGWLNQVRTRAGLTALTYTTQAALRTAVKQERRVEFGVEGERFFDLVRWGDAVTVLGGMGYTNKCRFYPIPQPAIDKCGGVIVQNPEW comes from the coding sequence TTGCCAGCCTATGTGTTGAATGGAGGTATTCTTCCACGTAAATACTGGAACAAGAAAATCTATGCTGATCCTGCTTACCGTGCATCTACAGGTTTAAGCGATAATCCTGAATGGATTAATAAAAGGATTTTCCGTTATTCTGATGTGTTGCTTATGGCTGCAGAAGCAAGTAATGAATTAACACAGGGGGCAACAGGAATTGGCTGGCTTAACCAGGTTAGAACAAGAGCAGGGTTAACTGCACTTACATATACCACACAGGCTGCATTAAGAACAGCTGTAAAACAGGAAAGAAGAGTTGAATTTGGTGTAGAAGGCGAGCGCTTCTTTGACCTTGTAAGATGGGGTGATGCAGTAACTGTTTTAGGCGGTATGGGTTATACAAACAAGTGTCGTTTTTATCCAATTCCCCAACCGGCAATTGATAAATGCGGTGGAGTAATTGTTCAGAACCCTGAATGGTAA
- a CDS encoding RagB/SusD family nutrient uptake outer membrane protein: MKKGFNIFFALLLAIPMVTMLGGCKKFLDRKPLTATLDDLNQGGIEAEVFGLYSNLRSYAGYTSIPWIALHDFRSDDSEKGSDPSDGAEWVAPFDNYQYVKDIWASNTYWDDHLSMIQQVNSALAKADSLGGTDPTSLANVAEARLIRAFIYFDLVRTYGDVPIYKNKINKSSELCIAKSNVAAVYAFIDEDLNYAKQYLPVNWISGSSNKYPGRLTSGAAKTLHAKTYLYRQNWAAALSLCQQVINSGQYTLMQSYFQNFKDAGENGSESIFEIQAYVNENGSQRYGCVYATTQGVRAATATGWNLGWGWNTPTDNLVNAF, translated from the coding sequence ATGAAAAAAGGATTCAATATTTTTTTCGCACTGCTTCTCGCCATACCAATGGTAACGATGCTGGGTGGTTGTAAGAAATTTTTAGACCGAAAACCCCTGACAGCAACACTGGATGATTTAAACCAAGGTGGTATTGAGGCCGAAGTGTTTGGCCTGTACAGTAATTTGCGCAGCTATGCCGGTTATACCAGTATACCATGGATTGCACTGCATGATTTCAGATCGGATGATTCTGAAAAAGGATCTGACCCATCTGATGGTGCAGAATGGGTGGCCCCTTTTGATAATTATCAATATGTAAAAGACATCTGGGCTTCTAATACCTATTGGGATGATCATTTATCGATGATTCAACAGGTAAACTCAGCATTGGCAAAAGCCGATTCACTGGGTGGAACAGATCCTACTTCACTTGCAAATGTTGCAGAGGCACGCCTTATCAGAGCCTTTATCTATTTTGACCTGGTAAGAACATATGGCGATGTTCCTATTTATAAAAATAAAATCAATAAATCTTCTGAACTCTGTATCGCAAAATCAAATGTTGCTGCAGTGTATGCATTTATTGATGAAGATTTAAACTATGCAAAACAGTATTTGCCGGTAAACTGGATTTCAGGCAGCAGTAATAAATATCCCGGCCGTTTAACCAGCGGTGCTGCAAAAACCCTTCATGCCAAAACATATCTCTACAGGCAAAACTGGGCAGCAGCTTTATCATTGTGTCAGCAGGTAATTAATTCAGGCCAGTATACATTAATGCAGTCTTACTTTCAAAACTTTAAGGATGCAGGTGAAAACGGCAGTGAATCAATTTTTGAAATTCAGGCCTATGTAAATGAAAACGGTTCTCAGCGTTATGGTTGTGTTTATGCCACTACACAGGGTGTGCGTGCTGCAACGGCAACAGGATGGAACCTTGGTTGGGGATGGAATACACCAACAGATAACCTCGTGAATGCGTTTTAG